One region of Micromonospora ureilytica genomic DNA includes:
- a CDS encoding glycine-rich domain-containing protein: MLLTTSRPSTGRALVSDELFARLSARIAHDHPELATDLPPRILDQALAFLGTCAVTAEPIGPSVLVDVGWHTFILHTHDYAEFCHRIAGRFIHHEPEPTPDDDVPHPIGAPISRTVDAIRAAGFIVDAAVWTIEGAAECTQCHAGCTDSPTG, from the coding sequence ATGCTGCTGACCACGTCCCGACCGAGCACGGGGAGGGCACTCGTCTCCGACGAACTCTTCGCCCGGCTGTCCGCCCGCATCGCCCACGACCATCCCGAGCTGGCCACCGACCTGCCGCCCAGGATCCTGGACCAGGCGCTGGCCTTCCTCGGCACCTGCGCCGTGACCGCCGAGCCGATCGGTCCGAGCGTCCTGGTCGACGTCGGCTGGCACACGTTCATCCTTCACACCCACGACTACGCGGAGTTCTGCCACCGCATCGCCGGCCGTTTCATCCACCACGAGCCCGAGCCGACACCCGACGATGACGTCCCGCATCCAATCGGCGCCCCGATCTCGCGGACGGTCGATGCGATCCGAGCCGCCGGCTTCATCGTTGACGCCGCGGTCTGGACGATTGAGGGTGCAGCTGAGTGCACCCAGTGCCACGCCGGATGCACCGACAGCCCAACAGGATAG
- a CDS encoding helix-turn-helix domain-containing protein, translating to MTHSNCPRCGGRLARDNDSGRCTPCQAAERDRLSAPPVVPASFWEHEPVRQALAGRHLGRAIRAYRCHPYHGRVALPQTVVAGWLGITQAQLSRVENGPPLVHLDRLAHWAQLLGIPASCLWFSLPGQTRQSVEKVETTRDSTDPQGARPDEGRRALLAGIAAVAAGAGLLGGSELVQPRRIGTADIARLNAVLELYRSVDRESGGGLLYREVARFAESVYRMLDWSHPAGLTSPLIAAVATARQLAGWTALDAGRHADAQRHFVAGERAALAAQDVPLVAMIRYAQAKQLQHLRHNRDALATLQLTHAQLGSHATPAAKALLWGAEAASIAALGDHQTAVRALGKASDQFERINKEQEPDRMGFYDRGELLAQHGRVYRDMARRDARHAAKAVRWGRDSIAAFGAGNVRSTVLNEVGMCSALFLADEPEQAIEIGNRLLEKSQVMTSKRVIDRVINLRRDLARHRELPEVAAFDRVLTARAAAA from the coding sequence GTGACCCACTCGAACTGCCCCCGCTGCGGCGGACGGCTGGCCCGGGACAACGACAGCGGGCGGTGTACGCCGTGCCAGGCCGCCGAGCGCGATCGGTTGAGCGCGCCGCCGGTGGTACCCGCGAGCTTCTGGGAGCACGAGCCGGTACGGCAGGCGCTGGCCGGGCGGCATCTGGGGCGGGCGATCAGGGCGTACCGGTGCCATCCGTACCACGGGCGGGTCGCCTTGCCGCAGACCGTGGTAGCGGGGTGGCTGGGGATCACGCAGGCGCAGTTGAGCCGGGTAGAGAACGGGCCGCCCCTCGTGCACCTGGACCGGCTGGCGCACTGGGCGCAGCTTCTCGGGATACCCGCTTCTTGTCTCTGGTTCTCCCTCCCTGGACAGACTCGGCAGTCGGTCGAGAAGGTCGAGACCACCCGCGACTCAACTGATCCACAGGGCGCTAGGCCGGACGAGGGTCGGCGGGCCCTGTTGGCCGGTATCGCCGCTGTTGCTGCGGGCGCGGGTCTGCTCGGCGGCAGCGAGCTTGTCCAGCCTCGGAGAATTGGCACAGCGGACATCGCTCGACTGAACGCGGTGCTGGAGCTGTACCGATCGGTGGACCGGGAGTCTGGCGGTGGTCTGCTGTATCGGGAGGTGGCCCGGTTCGCGGAGTCGGTGTACCGGATGCTTGATTGGTCGCACCCGGCTGGGCTTACATCGCCCCTCATCGCGGCGGTTGCGACAGCTCGCCAATTGGCTGGCTGGACCGCCTTAGATGCGGGTAGGCATGCCGACGCTCAGCGGCATTTCGTTGCTGGGGAGCGCGCCGCGCTCGCTGCTCAAGACGTGCCGTTGGTCGCGATGATTCGCTACGCACAGGCCAAGCAGCTTCAACACCTCCGGCATAACCGGGATGCGCTCGCGACACTGCAGCTCACTCACGCGCAGCTCGGGTCACACGCCACGCCAGCGGCCAAGGCTCTGCTCTGGGGCGCGGAGGCGGCCTCGATCGCGGCGCTCGGGGACCATCAGACCGCTGTGAGAGCCCTCGGCAAGGCGAGTGATCAGTTCGAGCGCATCAACAAGGAGCAGGAGCCGGACCGGATGGGCTTCTATGACCGCGGTGAGCTGTTGGCTCAGCACGGTCGCGTCTACCGCGACATGGCACGGCGAGACGCCCGGCACGCGGCCAAGGCGGTGCGCTGGGGCAGGGATTCCATCGCGGCCTTCGGAGCGGGGAACGTGCGCAGCACCGTGCTCAACGAGGTCGGGATGTGCAGCGCGCTGTTCCTCGCCGATGAGCCCGAGCAGGCCATCGAGATCGGGAATCGGTTGCTGGAGAAGTCGCAAGTGATGACTTCCAAGCGCGTCATCGACCGAGTGATCAATCTGCGCCGTGATCTCGCTCGGCATCGGGAGCTTCCGGAGGTGGCCGCGTTCGACCGTGTCCTCACCGCTCGGGCTGCGGCCGCATGA
- a CDS encoding aminoglycoside phosphotransferase family protein: MSERFSEAAMTAAMREIAATLGVSPEAAQLLQLTNNAVFALPRSGIVIRIARTHQLLDRVTKVVQLGRWFAGINAPTIRLAPVVEQPVRVGDHVASVWSYVQPQPPAPTVRDLGLVLREFHALDVAPIALPTWDPVGDARRRLADAEGLDPNDHDFLMKWCDRLEPQLVALSHREEPKLVHGDAHVGNLLREATGRTVMCDFDATCIGPWQVDLAAVAVGEARFGGTGLHRGLASAYGYDVTSDQSWTLLREARELKMIVAAAPVITDSPSVAGEFADRLQSVRKGDLKARWKPFADLAPSR; the protein is encoded by the coding sequence ATGAGCGAGCGGTTCTCCGAGGCGGCGATGACTGCGGCCATGCGGGAAATCGCCGCCACCCTTGGAGTCTCTCCCGAGGCTGCCCAGTTGCTGCAGTTGACCAACAACGCCGTCTTCGCGTTGCCTCGATCTGGAATCGTCATCCGGATCGCGCGAACCCATCAGCTCCTGGACCGGGTGACCAAGGTCGTTCAGCTTGGGCGTTGGTTTGCTGGGATCAACGCGCCGACGATCCGGCTCGCGCCCGTTGTCGAGCAGCCGGTCCGAGTCGGAGACCATGTTGCCTCGGTCTGGTCCTACGTTCAACCACAACCGCCCGCTCCGACGGTGAGGGATCTCGGCCTTGTGCTGCGCGAGTTCCATGCTCTCGACGTGGCCCCCATTGCACTCCCGACTTGGGATCCGGTCGGCGACGCCCGACGACGCCTGGCTGACGCCGAAGGTCTCGATCCGAATGACCACGACTTCCTCATGAAGTGGTGCGATCGCTTGGAGCCGCAGCTCGTTGCGCTCAGCCACAGGGAGGAGCCGAAACTCGTCCACGGGGACGCCCATGTCGGCAACCTGCTGCGAGAGGCAACAGGCCGGACGGTGATGTGCGACTTCGATGCCACCTGCATCGGGCCATGGCAGGTTGACCTGGCAGCTGTGGCGGTAGGCGAGGCACGGTTCGGAGGCACGGGCCTACATCGAGGGTTGGCTAGCGCCTACGGCTACGACGTAACCTCGGACCAGTCATGGACACTTTTGCGGGAAGCGCGCGAGTTGAAGATGATCGTAGCCGCCGCGCCGGTCATTACTGACTCGCCAAGTGTCGCGGGCGAGTTTGCAGACCGCCTCCAATCAGTACGAAAAGGCGATCTGAAAGCCCGTTGGAAGCCATTCGCCGACCTCGCGCCAAGCCGCTAG
- a CDS encoding DEAD/DEAH box helicase, translating into MTDLERGVYEHLITRELATRLQHVDPALIQHHKLDPADAHHTLARHIAALAARALHSVPNGDDKLHHQIAMANQIAEAIATLSPKAATEQDQVTDAKHLLHAIAAPPIPPAEPTFPQRPTTPLSTGALLVNGRHQPRIGHEVNHEMASAESVDLLCAFIKWYGLRIVEPAIRELIARGGKVRVITTTYLGATDQRALDRLAELGAEVKVSYETRTTRLHAKAWLFRRNNGTTTAYVGSSNLSKTALVDGVEWNVRISNMEQPHVIDTFTATFEDYWNDPAFETYDATRDAERLRHALSGERRDDAPTAISNLDVRPYPYQAEILADLDAERLVHGRWRNLVVMATGTGKTVVAALDYRRLHRSKKADSLLFVAHQEQILRQSLSTFRQVMGDGSFGETLVAGEKPNGWKHVFASIQSLHRREVDPEAYDMVIVDEFHHAEAPTYTRLLERLRPRVLLGLTATPDRADGGDVRRWFDGRAAVELHLWDALERQLLAPFQYFGLHDNEDLSHLTWKRGQGYDPTQLSTIYTGNDARAKTVLRAVREKVDVGRMRALGFCVSIGHAEFMANSFRKHGVEAAAVTSRTGTDRAGLLRDFKAGKLRVLFTVDLFNEGVDLPMVDTILMLRPTESATIFLQQLGRGLRLDDDKPCLTVLDFIGGQHANFRFDLRWRALTGVSRRAITEAVRDDFPSLPSGCHVELDRVAKEVVLANLRSALPTSKAGLVSELRQLGDVTLATFLRETGLEIEDVYRSASVGGWTGLRRLAGIETSAPGPDDRELGRAIGRMLHTDDIDRLELLTRVAAGPPAPGQQVYAGSSRLLDMLHFSLWGPNAPLAMRDERLARLWKEPARCAELRQVAEVLRDRIHRVTPSVAPGAVPLRVHARYSRNEACAAFRMTNPGSLREGVKWLPDAHADLFFVTLVKSEAHYSPTTMYADRAITDTLFQWESQSTTSATSTTGQRYTSGGSTVHLFVRETRIADRDLGAPPYLYAGTMTYESHTGDRPMRVLWQLHHALPADTYAAARAIAA; encoded by the coding sequence ATGACGGATCTTGAGCGGGGTGTTTACGAGCACCTGATCACCCGTGAGCTGGCCACGCGCCTCCAGCACGTCGATCCCGCCCTGATCCAGCACCACAAACTCGATCCCGCAGACGCACACCACACCCTCGCCCGCCACATCGCCGCCCTGGCCGCCCGCGCCCTCCACTCCGTCCCCAACGGTGACGACAAGCTCCATCACCAGATCGCAATGGCGAACCAGATCGCCGAGGCCATCGCTACCCTCAGCCCAAAGGCGGCCACGGAGCAGGACCAGGTAACCGACGCCAAGCACCTGCTCCACGCCATCGCCGCCCCACCAATCCCACCCGCGGAGCCCACGTTCCCGCAGCGCCCCACCACTCCCCTCTCCACCGGCGCGCTGCTGGTCAACGGCCGTCACCAGCCCCGCATCGGCCACGAGGTCAACCACGAGATGGCGTCGGCCGAGAGCGTCGACCTGCTCTGCGCGTTCATCAAGTGGTACGGCCTGCGGATCGTCGAGCCGGCCATCCGCGAGCTGATTGCCCGAGGCGGCAAGGTCCGCGTCATCACCACCACCTACCTCGGCGCGACCGACCAGCGGGCGCTAGACCGGCTCGCCGAGCTCGGTGCCGAGGTCAAGGTGTCGTACGAAACGAGGACCACCCGTCTGCACGCCAAGGCGTGGCTGTTCCGCCGTAACAACGGCACCACCACCGCGTACGTCGGCTCGTCGAACCTGTCAAAGACCGCGCTGGTGGATGGCGTGGAGTGGAACGTGCGCATCTCGAACATGGAGCAGCCGCACGTCATCGACACGTTCACGGCGACGTTCGAGGACTACTGGAACGATCCGGCGTTCGAGACGTACGACGCGACCAGGGACGCCGAGCGGCTACGGCATGCGTTGAGCGGGGAGCGCCGCGACGATGCACCGACCGCGATCTCGAACCTCGACGTGCGCCCGTACCCGTATCAGGCCGAGATCCTGGCCGACCTGGACGCCGAGCGACTGGTGCACGGACGCTGGCGCAACCTGGTGGTGATGGCGACCGGTACCGGCAAGACCGTTGTCGCGGCCCTCGACTACCGCCGGCTGCACCGCAGCAAGAAGGCCGATTCGCTGCTGTTCGTGGCTCATCAGGAGCAGATCCTGCGGCAGAGCCTGTCGACGTTCCGGCAGGTTATGGGGGACGGTAGCTTCGGCGAGACACTGGTCGCGGGCGAGAAGCCGAACGGTTGGAAGCACGTCTTCGCCTCCATCCAGTCGCTGCACCGCCGGGAGGTCGACCCCGAGGCGTACGACATGGTGATCGTCGACGAGTTCCACCACGCCGAGGCCCCGACGTACACGCGGTTGTTGGAGCGGCTGCGTCCCCGCGTACTCCTGGGCCTGACCGCGACCCCCGACCGCGCCGACGGCGGCGACGTGCGCCGGTGGTTCGATGGCCGCGCGGCCGTTGAGTTGCACCTGTGGGACGCGTTGGAGCGGCAGTTGTTGGCGCCGTTCCAGTATTTCGGGCTACACGACAACGAGGACCTCTCGCACCTCACCTGGAAACGCGGCCAGGGCTACGACCCGACGCAGCTGAGCACCATCTACACCGGCAACGATGCTCGGGCGAAGACAGTGCTGCGCGCGGTCCGCGAGAAGGTGGACGTCGGGCGGATGCGGGCGCTTGGGTTCTGCGTGAGCATCGGGCACGCGGAGTTCATGGCCAACTCGTTCAGGAAACACGGTGTCGAAGCGGCGGCGGTGACCTCGCGGACCGGCACCGATCGGGCGGGGCTGCTGCGGGACTTCAAGGCCGGCAAGCTGCGGGTGCTCTTCACGGTGGACCTGTTCAACGAGGGCGTCGACCTGCCGATGGTCGACACGATCCTGATGCTGCGACCCACCGAGAGCGCCACGATCTTCCTGCAACAACTCGGCCGCGGCCTACGCCTCGACGACGACAAGCCCTGCCTCACGGTGCTCGACTTCATCGGTGGGCAACACGCCAACTTCCGGTTCGACCTGCGCTGGCGTGCCCTGACCGGGGTCAGCCGGCGGGCGATCACCGAGGCGGTCCGGGACGACTTCCCGAGCCTGCCCAGCGGCTGCCACGTTGAACTGGACCGGGTGGCGAAGGAGGTCGTGCTCGCCAACCTGCGATCGGCGCTACCCACCTCGAAAGCCGGCCTCGTGTCTGAGCTGCGGCAACTCGGCGACGTCACCCTGGCGACGTTCCTGCGCGAGACCGGCCTGGAGATCGAGGACGTGTACCGATCGGCCAGCGTCGGCGGCTGGACCGGGCTGCGGCGGCTCGCCGGCATCGAGACGTCCGCTCCCGGTCCGGATGACCGGGAGTTGGGCCGGGCCATCGGTCGCATGCTGCACACCGACGACATCGACCGGCTAGAGCTACTGACGAGGGTCGCGGCCGGACCGCCCGCTCCAGGTCAGCAGGTGTACGCGGGCAGCAGCCGACTGCTGGACATGCTGCACTTCAGCCTGTGGGGGCCGAACGCCCCGCTGGCGATGCGCGACGAACGGCTGGCGCGGCTGTGGAAGGAACCGGCCCGCTGCGCCGAGCTGCGGCAGGTCGCCGAGGTGCTGCGGGACCGCATTCACCGGGTCACGCCGAGCGTCGCGCCCGGTGCGGTGCCGCTGCGGGTGCACGCGCGGTACAGCCGCAACGAGGCATGTGCCGCCTTCAGGATGACCAACCCGGGGTCACTGCGCGAGGGCGTGAAGTGGCTGCCCGACGCCCACGCCGACCTGTTCTTCGTCACCCTGGTCAAGTCCGAGGCGCACTACTCCCCCACCACCATGTACGCCGACCGGGCCATTACCGACACGCTGTTCCAGTGGGAGTCGCAGAGCACGACGTCCGCGACGTCGACGACCGGGCAGCGCTACACGTCGGGCGGCTCGACCGTGCACCTCTTCGTTCGGGAAACCCGCATCGCCGACCGCGACCTGGGCGCGCCGCCGTACCTCTACGCCGGCACCATGACGTACGAATCGCACACCGGCGACCGACCCATGCGCGTCCTGTGGCAGCTCCACCACGCCCTACCCGCCGACACGTACGCCGCAGCTCGGGCCATCGCCGCCTGA